The following coding sequences lie in one Bacteroides helcogenes P 36-108 genomic window:
- the carB gene encoding carbamoyl-phosphate synthase (glutamine-hydrolyzing) large subunit translates to MEKNLKKVLVLGSGALKIGQAGEFDYSGSQALKALREEGIGSVLVNPNIATIQTSEGIADKVYFLPVTPYFVEEIIKKEQPDGILLAFGGQTALNCGTELYRNGVLRKYGVRVLGTSVEAIMYTEDRDLFVKKLDEIPMKTPKSHAVESMEDALEAAREIGYPVMVRSAYALGGLGSGICPDEESFIKLAESSFTFSKQILVEESLKGWKEIEFEVIRDANDHCFTVASMENFDPLGIHTGESIVVAPTCSLTDEQVKMLQELSTKCIRHLGIVGECNIQYAFNAETNDYRVIEVNARLSRSSALASKATGYPLAFVAAKIALGYTLDQIGEMGTPNSAYEAPQLDYLICKIPRWDLTKFAGVSREIGSSMKSVGEIMSIGRTFEEIIQKGLRMIGQGMHGFVGNDDVEFGDLDYELSHPTDLRVFAIAQALEKGYTIDRIFELTKIDPWFLGKLKNIVDYKNKLSQYNKVEDIPADVLREAKVLGFSDFQIARFVLSPEGNMEKENLMVRARRKELGILPAVKRINTIASEHPELTNYLYMTYAVQGYDVNYYKNEKSVVVLGSGAYRIGSSVEFDWCSVNAIQTARKLGYKSIMINYNPETVSTDYDMCDRLYFDELSFERVLDVIDLEQPRGVIVSVGGQIPNNLAMKLHRQSVPVLGTSPISIDRAENRNKFSAMLDQLGIDQPAWQELTSLEDVKGFVEKVGYPVLVRPSYVLSGAAMNVCYDEEELENFLKMAAEVSKEYPVVVSQFLQNTKEIEFDAVAQNGEVVEYAISEHVEFAGVHSGDATLVFPAQKIYFATARRIKKISRQIAKELNISGPFNIQFLARNNEVKVIECNLRASRSFPFVSKVLKRNFIETATRIMLDAPYSRPDKSAFDIDWIGVKASQFSFSRLHKADPVLGVDMSSTGEVGCIGDDFSEALLNSMIATGFKIPRPEKGVMFSSGAMKSKVDLLDASRMLFAKGYKIYATAGTAAFLNAHGVTTEPVFWPDERPDAANNVMKMIAGHKFDLIVNIPKNHSKRELTNGYKIRRGAIDHNIPLITNARLASAFIEAFCEMKMEDIQIKSWQEYK, encoded by the coding sequence ATGGAAAAGAATTTAAAGAAGGTGCTGGTCTTGGGCTCAGGTGCACTTAAGATCGGCCAGGCCGGAGAGTTTGATTACTCCGGTTCGCAAGCGTTGAAAGCTTTGCGCGAAGAAGGAATCGGTTCCGTTTTGGTAAATCCGAACATTGCTACTATTCAAACCTCGGAAGGTATTGCCGATAAAGTCTATTTCTTGCCGGTGACTCCCTACTTTGTAGAAGAGATTATCAAGAAAGAACAACCGGACGGCATCCTGTTGGCATTTGGCGGACAGACGGCTTTGAACTGTGGTACTGAGCTTTATCGGAATGGCGTACTCCGGAAATACGGCGTGCGTGTATTGGGTACTTCAGTAGAAGCTATCATGTACACCGAAGACCGTGACCTCTTTGTGAAGAAGCTGGATGAAATTCCGATGAAGACCCCGAAAAGTCATGCCGTGGAGAGCATGGAAGATGCGTTGGAGGCAGCACGTGAAATAGGCTATCCGGTGATGGTGCGTTCGGCTTATGCTCTCGGCGGATTGGGCAGTGGAATCTGTCCGGACGAAGAAAGCTTTATTAAGCTGGCCGAAAGTTCTTTTACTTTCTCCAAACAGATATTGGTGGAAGAATCCCTGAAAGGCTGGAAGGAAATAGAGTTCGAGGTAATCCGCGATGCCAACGACCACTGTTTCACTGTGGCAAGCATGGAAAACTTCGACCCGCTGGGCATCCATACCGGTGAGTCTATCGTGGTTGCTCCCACTTGCTCGCTTACCGACGAACAGGTGAAGATGTTGCAGGAACTTTCTACCAAATGCATCCGTCACCTCGGCATCGTGGGCGAATGTAACATTCAGTATGCGTTCAATGCCGAGACCAACGACTACCGCGTAATCGAGGTGAACGCCCGCCTGTCCCGTTCTTCTGCATTAGCCTCCAAAGCCACCGGTTATCCGTTGGCGTTTGTGGCAGCCAAGATTGCATTGGGCTATACGCTCGACCAGATTGGCGAAATGGGTACTCCCAATTCTGCCTATGAAGCTCCCCAACTGGATTACCTCATCTGCAAGATTCCCCGTTGGGACTTGACCAAGTTTGCCGGTGTGAGCCGCGAAATCGGGTCGAGCATGAAGTCGGTGGGTGAGATTATGTCCATCGGCCGCACATTTGAGGAGATTATTCAGAAGGGCTTGCGCATGATAGGGCAGGGTATGCACGGCTTCGTAGGCAATGACGATGTAGAGTTCGGAGACTTGGATTACGAACTTTCTCATCCCACCGACCTGCGTGTGTTCGCCATTGCCCAGGCTTTGGAGAAAGGCTATACAATCGACCGTATCTTTGAACTGACGAAGATTGACCCCTGGTTCCTCGGCAAACTGAAGAACATCGTGGACTATAAGAATAAACTCTCACAATATAATAAGGTGGAAGATATTCCGGCCGACGTGCTGCGCGAAGCGAAAGTGCTCGGTTTCTCCGACTTCCAGATTGCACGTTTCGTGCTGAGCCCGGAAGGCAATATGGAGAAGGAAAACCTTATGGTACGCGCCCGTCGTAAGGAACTGGGTATTCTGCCGGCCGTGAAACGCATCAATACCATCGCTTCCGAACATCCGGAACTGACGAACTACCTCTATATGACGTATGCCGTACAGGGCTATGATGTGAACTATTATAAGAATGAGAAATCGGTGGTTGTGTTGGGTTCGGGTGCTTACCGCATCGGCTCTTCCGTAGAGTTTGACTGGTGTTCGGTGAACGCCATCCAGACTGCACGCAAGCTGGGCTATAAGTCTATCATGATCAATTACAACCCGGAAACCGTTTCTACCGACTACGATATGTGCGACCGTCTGTACTTCGACGAACTTTCTTTTGAACGTGTGCTCGATGTTATCGACTTGGAACAACCTCGTGGTGTTATCGTATCGGTAGGCGGGCAGATCCCCAACAATCTGGCTATGAAGCTCCATCGCCAGTCCGTTCCCGTGTTGGGTACTTCTCCTATCTCCATCGACCGTGCAGAGAACCGTAACAAGTTCTCGGCCATGCTCGACCAGCTTGGCATCGACCAGCCGGCTTGGCAGGAACTTACCAGCCTGGAAGACGTGAAGGGCTTTGTTGAGAAAGTGGGTTATCCTGTATTGGTTCGTCCGTCGTATGTGCTCTCCGGTGCTGCGATGAACGTATGCTACGATGAAGAGGAATTGGAGAACTTCCTGAAAATGGCTGCCGAGGTTTCCAAAGAATATCCGGTAGTGGTTTCTCAGTTCCTGCAGAATACGAAGGAAATAGAGTTTGACGCTGTGGCTCAGAACGGTGAGGTAGTGGAATATGCCATCTCCGAGCACGTTGAGTTTGCCGGTGTACACTCCGGTGACGCTACGCTGGTGTTCCCGGCACAGAAGATTTACTTCGCTACGGCACGCCGTATCAAGAAAATCAGCCGTCAGATTGCGAAGGAACTCAATATCTCCGGTCCTTTCAACATCCAGTTCTTGGCTCGCAACAACGAAGTGAAGGTTATCGAATGTAACCTGCGTGCTTCACGCAGCTTCCCGTTTGTGTCTAAGGTGCTGAAGCGCAACTTCATCGAGACGGCTACGCGGATTATGCTGGATGCTCCTTATAGCCGTCCGGATAAATCGGCGTTCGACATCGACTGGATTGGCGTAAAGGCCAGTCAGTTCTCTTTCTCCCGCTTGCACAAGGCAGACCCGGTATTGGGTGTGGATATGTCATCTACCGGTGAAGTGGGCTGTATCGGTGACGACTTCTCCGAAGCGTTGCTGAACTCCATGATTGCTACCGGCTTCAAGATTCCGCGTCCGGAGAAGGGTGTGATGTTCTCTTCCGGTGCAATGAAGTCAAAAGTGGATTTGCTGGACGCAAGCCGTATGCTCTTTGCCAAAGGATATAAGATTTACGCTACGGCAGGTACAGCCGCGTTCCTCAATGCGCATGGAGTGACTACCGAACCGGTATTTTGGCCCGATGAACGTCCGGATGCGGCAAACAATGTGATGAAGATGATTGCAGGGCATAAGTTTGACCTGATTGTCAATATTCCGAAGAATCACTCGAAGCGTGAGCTGACCAATGGTTACAAAATTCGCCGTGGCGCTATCGATCATAATATTCCGTTGATTACGAATGCCCGTCTGGCAAGCGCGTTCATCGAAGCATTCTGCGAGATGAAGATGGAGGATATTCAGATAAAGAGTTGGCAGGAATACAAATAG
- a CDS encoding endonuclease/exonuclease/phosphatase family protein, whose translation MKKQLYSLLFFFVLLSCGGEGFAMSPAKGDGKTTFVAASFNIRMDTPKDSVNAWPNRKELVKALVRFHDFDIFGVQEAFRHQLDGILELNEYAGIGEGRDGNDEGEHSAIIYKKSRFTLLDKGDFWYSETPDRIGLGWDATCCNRICSWGKFKENKTGKEFYFFNSHFDHQGVVARRESSKLLLKKIREIAGNTPAFSTGDYNATPDSEPIRIIVSDGLLKDSYTLSEQAPYGTVGTYQGFKRLANSQSRIDYVFVTKEVRILKYGTLNEVPNGKFPSDHFPVMVVAEL comes from the coding sequence ATGAAAAAACAGTTATACTCTCTTTTGTTCTTTTTTGTACTGCTTTCTTGTGGTGGTGAAGGCTTTGCAATGTCTCCCGCCAAGGGAGATGGTAAAACAACCTTTGTGGCAGCTTCTTTCAATATCCGCATGGATACTCCGAAAGATAGCGTCAACGCCTGGCCCAACCGTAAAGAGTTGGTGAAGGCTCTTGTCCGTTTCCATGATTTCGACATCTTCGGTGTGCAGGAAGCTTTCCGCCACCAGTTAGACGGCATTCTGGAGTTGAACGAATATGCCGGTATCGGTGAAGGACGTGACGGAAATGATGAAGGTGAGCATTCCGCTATCATCTACAAGAAGAGCCGTTTCACTTTGTTGGATAAGGGCGATTTCTGGTATTCCGAAACACCGGACCGGATAGGGCTTGGTTGGGATGCTACCTGCTGCAATCGCATTTGCTCTTGGGGAAAGTTCAAGGAGAACAAGACTGGAAAGGAATTTTATTTCTTCAATTCCCATTTTGACCATCAGGGAGTGGTTGCCCGCAGGGAATCTTCCAAGTTGCTGCTGAAGAAAATCAGGGAAATTGCAGGAAATACTCCTGCATTCTCTACCGGTGATTATAATGCGACTCCCGATTCCGAGCCCATACGGATTATAGTATCGGATGGATTGCTTAAAGATTCATATACCCTCAGCGAGCAGGCTCCATACGGAACGGTCGGTACTTATCAGGGCTTCAAGAGACTGGCAAACTCGCAGTCGCGCATCGACTATGTGTTTGTAACCAAGGAAGTGCGTATCTTGAAGTATGGCACACTCAATGAAGTGCCCAATGGAAAGTTTCCGTCCGACCACTTTCCTGTCATGGTGGTTGCGGAACTCTGA
- a CDS encoding RagB/SusD family nutrient uptake outer membrane protein, translating into MKNIIYKYALIALSAVAISSCDLTEEQQSTAGRSMVFGSESGLAAYTYSFYDQLPDYGNAFKQDATAADFAAKNSTGTYESGAYTTNTSTGWSWSALRNINYFIKYNTNEAVSEVVRNNYTGIARLFRAYFYFDKLVTYGEVPWIDEPIASDDSEKLYAPRDTRDVIITKMIEDLDYAFANITASGVTGNSNTVNKWTAAFLKSRVCLFEASWRKYHAGTDYVKNCTITADALFTEAADAARLVMDSGVYSIYTGTAYANGRGSYRELFISDNTVVQEVILACSTDKTLQMGEQNWWYNSSTYGPHLCMTRVFAKTYLNRDGSFYDEKNSDGSYKTFVEETAGRDTRLNQTIRGYDYTRKDASGNYVATAANYTGHTLTGYQFTKYVMDDVSYDDGRNNDNDIPIFRYAEVLLNYAEAKAELGILTDAEWKNTIGVLRRRAGITGGDLDKLPTVTDAYLQKNYYPSISNPVILEIRRERAIELCLEGTRLNDLKRWACGKLWETNEWTGVYIPALDTPLDMNGDGVNDVYITKDTKYSGEYNSILVKLGSTQTVQELADDPNHGYIYWYHITSRVWNDNMYLYPIPQEVRNINGSITQNPGW; encoded by the coding sequence ATGAAGAATATAATCTATAAATATGCGCTGATTGCTCTCTCGGCAGTTGCCATCAGCAGTTGTGACCTTACCGAAGAACAGCAATCCACGGCCGGGCGCTCCATGGTCTTCGGCTCCGAATCGGGACTTGCGGCTTATACCTATTCTTTTTATGACCAGTTGCCGGACTATGGCAATGCCTTCAAGCAAGATGCTACGGCTGCCGACTTTGCTGCCAAGAACTCTACGGGAACCTACGAAAGCGGTGCTTATACCACCAATACCTCTACCGGTTGGAGTTGGTCGGCTCTGCGAAACATCAACTATTTCATCAAGTATAACACCAATGAGGCAGTCAGCGAGGTAGTGCGCAACAACTATACGGGCATTGCCCGCCTTTTTCGCGCCTACTTCTACTTCGACAAATTAGTGACTTACGGTGAAGTGCCTTGGATAGATGAGCCCATTGCCAGCGATGACAGTGAGAAACTTTATGCTCCGCGCGACACACGCGATGTCATTATCACCAAAATGATAGAAGACCTGGACTATGCCTTTGCCAACATTACGGCAAGCGGAGTTACAGGCAACTCAAATACGGTGAACAAGTGGACGGCAGCCTTTTTGAAGTCTCGTGTATGCCTTTTCGAAGCCTCCTGGCGCAAGTATCATGCCGGAACAGACTATGTGAAGAATTGCACCATCACGGCCGATGCGCTTTTTACCGAAGCTGCCGATGCGGCCAGATTGGTAATGGACAGTGGTGTGTACAGCATCTATACCGGCACGGCCTACGCCAATGGACGCGGTTCCTATCGCGAGCTCTTCATCAGTGACAACACGGTGGTTCAAGAGGTGATACTGGCCTGCTCCACAGACAAGACCTTGCAGATGGGCGAGCAGAACTGGTGGTACAATTCATCTACTTATGGTCCTCACTTGTGCATGACCCGTGTGTTTGCCAAGACTTATTTGAATCGGGACGGCAGCTTCTATGACGAGAAGAATTCCGACGGCTCCTACAAAACTTTTGTGGAAGAAACCGCCGGGCGTGACACCCGTCTGAACCAGACTATCCGCGGTTATGATTACACCCGCAAGGATGCGAGTGGAAATTATGTGGCGACAGCCGCCAACTATACCGGACATACGCTCACCGGCTATCAGTTCACCAAGTATGTGATGGATGATGTATCCTATGACGACGGTCGCAACAATGACAATGATATTCCTATCTTCCGTTATGCCGAGGTGCTGCTGAACTATGCCGAGGCCAAGGCAGAACTGGGCATTCTGACTGATGCGGAATGGAAAAACACTATCGGAGTTCTGCGCCGTCGTGCCGGCATCACCGGGGGAGACCTTGACAAACTGCCGACAGTTACGGATGCTTATCTGCAAAAAAACTATTACCCTTCCATTTCCAATCCCGTGATTCTGGAGATACGCCGCGAGCGTGCCATCGAGCTTTGCTTGGAAGGCACTCGCTTGAACGATCTGAAGCGCTGGGCTTGTGGCAAACTGTGGGAAACGAACGAATGGACCGGTGTCTATATCCCGGCTCTCGACACGCCTCTCGACATGAACGGTGATGGAGTGAACGATGTCTATATCACCAAAGACACCAAGTATTCTGGTGAATACAACTCTATCCTCGTGAAACTGGGCTCTACGCAGACTGTTCAGGAATTGGCCGATGACCCAAACCATGGATATATCTATTGGTATCACATCACTTCGCGCGTCTGGAACGATAACATGTATCTGTATCCCATTCCGCAGGAAGTGCGCAACATTAACGGAAGTATCACGCAGAATCCGGGTTGGTAA
- a CDS encoding SusC/RagA family TonB-linked outer membrane protein, producing MKKVKLFVLSAGCALLVGIVPPLPAYAVPVADSVWQQNGRTVTCYVKDAHDAVIGANVLIKGTANGVITDVNGKAVLQNVTPDATLVISYIGYVSQEVRVQGRSSFTVVLAEDARALDEVVVVGYGTQKKVNLTGAVEQVTGDVFEGRPTANVAQMLMGAVPNLNISLSDGKPNRSASLNVRGTTSIGQGGSALVLIDGVEGSIDMLNPNDIESISVLKDAAASSIYGARAPYGVVLVTTKHPVKNKTKVSYSANLTLQRPTSVPDIVTDGYTWAEHFYEAYYGFQRSTPSGINKSQQFSTAWLEEYKKRKEEGNLGTVVSDGSWGTTKGRYVYFNDQTDIYGTLYKDNVFSQTHNLSVSGSEGKFDYFLSGRYYAYDGLFDSDTQTDRYKKLNMRAKVGYQLYDWLKIGNNMEIAHDNYYNPVTYSEGTGNVWRNIADEGHPSSPVFNPDGTMSYSAVYSFGDFLYGNSGRKTKNNLTRSTTSLAATFLDNKLRFNADFTYSDRNYYQTIKRVKSKYSRTAGVEETISGTQSYISETQRNVNYLGTNAYGEYEDTFAGKHYFKAMLGYNYEQSQTKQLYAYNDDLLTENVENINMAMGTDSRSITSSWSKWRTVGSFFRLNYGYDNRYLLEVNGRYDGSSKFPANQRWAFFPSVSAGWRVNEEHWFKVAPSLVSNLKLRASYGSLGNGNVSAYSYDESFAFSTSGRIFNGVKPRYTSIPSEIPESLTWETSQTFDVGVDLGFFNSRLTMSGDYYVRKTKDMYTQGPTLPDVFGATSPKGNYADMSTRGYEVSVAWNDAVELAGKSLHYYVKATLADYRSTIDKYNNSTKAIGSSNSPNYYEGMKIGEIWGYVSNGLWQSQADIDAAEAAAKAAGQKYYMPGIQTEKNYKLYPGDIKIEDLNGNGYIDRGSGTADDPGDRKIIGNSEPRYIYSFTLGGDWNRIFFSAFFQGVGKQDWYPNGETSAFWGQYNRPYNQMPKWHLGNYWTEDNTDAYLPRYAGYYRPAYSGGSNANTRYLQNVAYLRLKNIQIGYNLPEEWIKPLKLTAASIYFSGENLFTWSPLYKHSRDLDVTNIYGSDADLSSSNVGDGNNYPTMKSFSIGVNLTF from the coding sequence ATGAAGAAGGTAAAATTATTTGTTTTAAGTGCCGGCTGCGCGCTGTTGGTTGGCATTGTGCCGCCGCTTCCGGCCTATGCAGTGCCGGTGGCCGACAGCGTATGGCAGCAGAATGGACGTACCGTCACTTGCTATGTGAAGGACGCTCATGACGCGGTGATAGGCGCCAACGTGCTGATAAAGGGAACCGCCAACGGCGTGATTACCGATGTCAACGGCAAGGCTGTGCTGCAGAATGTGACGCCGGACGCCACATTGGTCATCTCCTATATAGGCTACGTTTCGCAGGAGGTGAGGGTGCAGGGCCGGAGCAGCTTCACCGTCGTGCTGGCCGAAGATGCCCGGGCACTGGACGAGGTGGTGGTAGTGGGCTACGGTACGCAGAAAAAGGTCAACCTGACCGGCGCCGTGGAGCAAGTGACCGGTGACGTGTTTGAAGGCCGTCCCACAGCCAATGTGGCACAAATGCTGATGGGAGCCGTGCCTAACCTTAATATATCCTTGTCGGACGGAAAGCCCAACCGTTCTGCCTCTCTGAACGTGCGCGGCACGACATCCATCGGGCAGGGCGGCAGCGCGCTTGTCTTGATAGACGGCGTGGAAGGTTCCATCGACATGCTGAACCCGAACGACATCGAGAGCATCTCTGTGCTGAAGGATGCGGCAGCTTCTTCCATCTACGGCGCACGCGCCCCTTATGGCGTGGTGCTGGTAACCACCAAACATCCGGTGAAGAACAAAACCAAGGTGAGCTACTCGGCCAACCTGACGCTGCAACGACCCACTTCCGTGCCGGATATCGTGACCGATGGTTACACTTGGGCCGAGCATTTCTACGAAGCCTATTATGGATTCCAGCGTTCCACCCCGTCGGGCATCAACAAGTCACAGCAATTTTCCACCGCATGGCTTGAGGAGTACAAGAAGCGCAAGGAAGAAGGAAACCTTGGCACGGTGGTCAGCGACGGCTCTTGGGGAACAACTAAGGGACGCTATGTCTATTTCAACGACCAGACCGACATCTATGGCACACTCTATAAGGACAATGTGTTTTCGCAGACGCACAACCTTTCCGTGTCCGGTTCCGAAGGCAAGTTCGACTACTTCCTCTCCGGCCGATATTACGCTTATGATGGCTTGTTTGACAGCGATACGCAGACCGACAGGTACAAGAAGCTGAACATGCGTGCCAAGGTGGGCTACCAACTCTATGATTGGCTGAAGATCGGCAATAATATGGAGATTGCCCACGACAACTACTACAATCCGGTGACTTACTCGGAAGGAACCGGCAACGTATGGCGTAACATCGCCGACGAAGGCCACCCCTCTTCTCCGGTCTTCAATCCGGATGGAACCATGAGCTACAGCGCGGTCTATTCGTTCGGCGACTTCCTTTACGGCAACAGCGGACGCAAGACGAAGAACAACCTGACCCGCAGCACCACCAGTCTTGCCGCCACTTTTCTGGACAACAAATTGCGTTTCAATGCCGACTTCACTTACAGTGACCGCAATTACTACCAGACCATCAAGCGTGTGAAGAGCAAATACTCTCGTACGGCAGGGGTGGAGGAAACCATCTCCGGAACCCAATCCTACATCAGCGAGACGCAACGCAACGTCAATTATCTTGGCACAAATGCCTATGGCGAGTATGAAGATACCTTTGCCGGAAAACATTACTTCAAGGCCATGTTAGGCTACAATTACGAGCAGTCTCAAACCAAGCAGCTTTATGCCTACAACGACGACCTGCTGACGGAAAATGTGGAGAACATCAATATGGCGATGGGTACGGACAGCAGAAGCATCACTTCTTCTTGGAGCAAATGGCGCACGGTAGGTTCTTTCTTCCGCTTGAACTATGGCTATGACAACCGCTATCTGCTGGAAGTGAACGGCCGCTATGACGGTTCTTCCAAGTTCCCCGCCAATCAGCGTTGGGCATTCTTCCCCTCGGTGTCTGCCGGATGGCGTGTCAACGAGGAACATTGGTTCAAGGTGGCCCCCTCTTTGGTGTCGAACTTGAAACTCCGTGCCTCATACGGTTCGCTGGGCAATGGCAATGTGTCGGCCTATTCTTATGACGAGTCTTTCGCTTTCTCCACCAGCGGACGCATCTTCAATGGCGTGAAACCCCGCTATACATCCATCCCGAGCGAAATACCCGAATCGCTGACTTGGGAAACCTCGCAGACGTTTGATGTGGGCGTTGACCTGGGCTTCTTCAACAGCCGTCTGACGATGAGTGGAGACTACTATGTGCGCAAGACCAAAGATATGTACACACAAGGCCCCACGTTGCCCGATGTATTCGGAGCCACTTCCCCGAAAGGAAACTATGCCGACATGAGCACACGCGGATATGAAGTCTCCGTGGCATGGAACGATGCCGTGGAGCTGGCGGGCAAATCGTTACATTACTACGTCAAGGCCACATTGGCCGACTACCGGTCCACGATAGATAAGTACAACAACAGTACCAAGGCGATAGGCAGCAGCAACAGCCCCAACTATTATGAAGGTATGAAGATAGGTGAGATCTGGGGATATGTGTCCAATGGCTTGTGGCAGTCACAGGCGGACATTGATGCAGCCGAAGCCGCAGCCAAGGCCGCCGGACAAAAATACTACATGCCGGGCATACAGACCGAGAAGAACTACAAACTCTATCCCGGAGACATCAAGATTGAAGACCTGAACGGCAACGGATATATTGACCGCGGTTCTGGTACGGCCGATGATCCGGGCGACCGTAAAATTATCGGTAACTCCGAACCGCGTTACATCTATAGCTTCACTTTGGGTGGAGATTGGAACCGCATCTTCTTCAGCGCCTTCTTCCAGGGGGTGGGTAAGCAAGACTGGTATCCCAACGGTGAGACTTCGGCCTTTTGGGGACAATACAACCGCCCTTACAACCAAATGCCCAAATGGCATCTTGGCAACTATTGGACAGAGGACAACACCGATGCCTATCTGCCGCGCTACGCCGGATATTACCGTCCGGCATATTCGGGGGGAAGCAATGCCAACACCCGCTACTTGCAGAATGTGGCATATCTCCGTCTGAAGAATATCCAGATAGGTTACAATCTGCCGGAAGAATGGATTAAACCCCTGAAACTCACGGCAGCCAGCATTTACTTCTCCGGTGAGAACCTTTTCACGTGGTCACCACTCTACAAGCATAGCCGGGATCTTGATGTCACCAATATCTACGGTTCGGACGCAGATCTCTCCAGCTCCAATGTAGGAGACGGAAACAACTATCCCACCATGAAGAGTTTCAGTATCGGTGTTAATTTAACTTTCTAA
- a CDS encoding WG repeat-containing protein, with amino-acid sequence MKKASPHKRTSRPKLPGFFDHLFYWTWRSCRHGFPDRSFAVISVVQFACLLFPVAIALQFLGTPAVRFLYETDDRLTLFPLILPFPVLLWRNMRIYTEERYRMMHDYYGAFHVSVRQRYRLRFLVCTVLAVLAILLEIRLFTLYHDRCTAISSGNSHPASLYVPYRYDNGNDPVQEGVYRIVDEKGRIGYADEHGNTLIEPRFAFGFPFENGKAKVTDTGEQKEVPSSDGEYHYWESDDWYYINRKGQRIE; translated from the coding sequence ATGAAGAAAGCCTCCCCACATAAAAGAACCAGTCGGCCGAAGCTCCCCGGATTCTTCGACCACCTCTTTTATTGGACGTGGCGCAGTTGTCGGCACGGCTTCCCGGATCGTAGTTTTGCGGTCATCAGTGTGGTCCAGTTTGCCTGCCTCCTGTTTCCTGTCGCCATCGCTTTACAGTTCTTGGGCACTCCGGCTGTCCGCTTCCTTTACGAAACAGACGACCGCCTTACGCTTTTCCCGCTGATACTGCCGTTCCCCGTATTGCTCTGGAGGAATATGCGCATCTATACCGAGGAGCGTTACCGCATGATGCACGACTATTACGGGGCGTTCCATGTATCGGTGCGGCAACGCTATCGCCTCCGTTTCCTTGTCTGCACGGTGCTTGCAGTCCTTGCCATCCTGCTTGAAATACGGCTGTTCACCCTTTATCATGACCGCTGCACGGCCATATCCTCCGGCAACAGCCATCCCGCAAGCCTCTATGTCCCATACCGGTATGACAACGGCAACGACCCCGTGCAGGAAGGCGTTTACCGCATCGTCGATGAAAAAGGGCGTATCGGATATGCGGACGAGCATGGCAATACCCTCATAGAGCCACGCTTCGCTTTTGGCTTTCCTTTCGAGAACGGGAAGGCGAAAGTAACCGACACGGGAGAACAGAAAGAAGTTCCCAGTTCGGATGGGGAATACCACTATTGGGAAAGCGATGATTGGTATTACATCAACCGCAAAGGGCAAAGGATTGAATAA
- a CDS encoding immunity 17 family protein has translation MEWFDKISEFMEGLPEWLQAHPRYGYLIVAGILLLWLVGIVCGWRWTYSRPGSWEGNFWLGTLGERSYRFWLGLIVAAATGCALLLFSVTG, from the coding sequence ATGGAATGGTTCGATAAGATAAGCGAGTTTATGGAGGGTCTGCCGGAGTGGTTGCAGGCGCATCCGAGGTACGGCTACCTGATCGTGGCGGGAATCCTGCTGCTGTGGCTTGTGGGGATTGTCTGCGGATGGCGGTGGACGTACTCCCGTCCGGGAAGTTGGGAAGGGAATTTCTGGCTGGGTACGCTGGGTGAAAGGAGTTACCGTTTCTGGCTGGGGCTGATCGTTGCCGCCGCAACGGGATGCGCCCTGTTGCTGTTCTCCGTAACGGGATAA